The following nucleotide sequence is from Achromobacter spanius.
TGGACAGGGCACGCCGCAGGTTTTGTTCCATCATGTTGCCCAACACCACGCCCAGCACCAACGGCGCCATCGGCACCCCGAACTTGCGCAGGAAGTATCCCAACGCGCCGATACCGGCCACCAGCAATAGGTCAAACGTGCCCGAATTGATCGCGTACACACCGATATAGCTGATGCAAAGAATGCCGGGAACCATCAGCCAGCCCGGTACCGACAGCACCTTCGAGAACAAGCGCACCAGCGGCACGTTCATGACGAACAGCAGCACGTTGGCGACGAACAGCGATGCGATCAAACCCCACACCAACTCTGGTTTGGTGTCGAACAGGACCGGTCCCGGCGTGATGTTGTAGAGCGTCAGCGCGCCCATCATGACCGCCGTCGTGCCTGATCCCGGTACGCCCAGCGTCAACATCGGCACGAATGATCCGATGGCGGACGCTGTGGCGGCGGCTTCCGGCGCAACCAGACCCCGCATATCACCCTTGCCAAATTTGGCGTTCGGGTCTTTGGCTTCGATGATGCGTTTTTCTTGCGAATAGGCAACGGCCGCGGCAACGCTGGCCCCCGCTCCGGGCAACACGCCCACGCCAAAGCCAACCAGCGCGCTGCGCACCACGCTCCACCACGTGAACGCCAACTCTTTCAGGTTGAACAGCTTGCGACCACTGGGGGTGACTTCAACGCTGTGCCCACGAACTACCTTTTCCAACATCTCCAGCATTTCGCTGACCGCGAACAAGGCAATCACAATCACCACGAAATCAATCCCGTCAGCCAGATGCACTGATTCAAAGGTGTAGCGGTAAACCCCTGAATTCGCGTCCACGCCCACCACCGAAATCGACAAGCCGATCATCGCAGCCAATACCCCCTTGACGGGCTGCTTTCCCAGCAGGCTCGTCAAGCAGCAGAACGCGAAAATCATCAGGACGAAATACTCGGCCGGACCGAAAGCCAGCGCCCATTTCGCCAACAGCGGCGCCAGCAGGATGATGCCCACTACCGATACGATGGCGCCGAAAAACGCCGACCATGCCGACAACGACAACGCCACATTGGCCATACCCTGACGCGCCAACGGATACCCGTCCAGCGTCGTCATGATGGCACTGGCCTCGCCGGGCACGTTCAAGAGAATCGCCGTAATGCGGCCGCCGTATTCCGCACCTACATACACGGCCGCCAGCAGGATCAAGGCAGTTTCCGGCGGCAGGTTCATGGCAAAAGCGATGGGTATCAGCATCGCCACGCCGTTGACAGGACCCAGGCCGGGCAGCACGCCCACCATGGTGCCGATGAAGGATCCGATCATGGCCACCAGAATGTTGGTGAGCGAGAACGCAACCCCGAAACCGATTGAAAGATGATCAAGAATGCCGCTCATAGCAAGGTCTCCAGCAGGCCGCCGGGCAACACAACGTCCAGCACTTTGTCGAACAGCAAGAAAAACACCACGCTCATGACGATGCCGCCGATGGCGCACTTGACCCAGCCGCCACCAAACAAGCGGCCCACAAAAACCGTCATCAGGCTGGTGGCGATAATGAAGCCCAACCATTGGAACAAGAAGGCATAGCCCACCGTGAACGCCATCATCAACGCGATGCGTCCATTGGCTCCGGGCGGGTTGGCTTCCACTGTGTGGCCGCCCTTGTAGACCAGCCACAAGCCGCACAGGCCGATGATGGCGGCCACCAGCAAGGGAAAGGCGCGTGGGCCGACGGGTTCGTAGGCGAACGGGGCTTCAATGCCCCATCCCGCCGCTGTCATGAAGGCAGCCAGCGCCAGCGCGCCTATGCCCAGGATTCGATCATTCATGATCCACTTTTCCGTTGTATGGGAACGCGCGGGCGCAGCCGCCCCCGTCGCCACCTGCCAGGCCAGCGGCGCGGGGAACCCTTGCGGGGCGCGATAGAAAGGGAACGCCTTGCGGCGCGGCTTACTTCTTGGACTTACTTCTTGATGAGGCCGAATGAATCCGCGAGTTCGCCGTAGACCTTGACGCGCTCCTTCACGTACGCATCCAGCTCAGGGCCCGTCTTGTTGAACGGAAACAGACCCTGTTGCTGACGCAACTTTTCGAATTCGGGCGACGCCACGGTCTTGTTGAACGCATCGACCCAGAACTGGTAGTCCT
It contains:
- a CDS encoding tripartite tricarboxylate transporter permease; translation: MSGILDHLSIGFGVAFSLTNILVAMIGSFIGTMVGVLPGLGPVNGVAMLIPIAFAMNLPPETALILLAAVYVGAEYGGRITAILLNVPGEASAIMTTLDGYPLARQGMANVALSLSAWSAFFGAIVSVVGIILLAPLLAKWALAFGPAEYFVLMIFAFCCLTSLLGKQPVKGVLAAMIGLSISVVGVDANSGVYRYTFESVHLADGIDFVVIVIALFAVSEMLEMLEKVVRGHSVEVTPSGRKLFNLKELAFTWWSVVRSALVGFGVGVLPGAGASVAAAVAYSQEKRIIEAKDPNAKFGKGDMRGLVAPEAAATASAIGSFVPMLTLGVPGSGTTAVMMGALTLYNITPGPVLFDTKPELVWGLIASLFVANVLLFVMNVPLVRLFSKVLSVPGWLMVPGILCISYIGVYAINSGTFDLLLVAGIGALGYFLRKFGVPMAPLVLGVVLGNMMEQNLRRALSITDGDVVVLFSSPVSLSLWAAALAVVVVPQVLRRIRRSRNVAADAS
- a CDS encoding tripartite tricarboxylate transporter TctB family protein, with protein sequence MNDRILGIGALALAAFMTAAGWGIEAPFAYEPVGPRAFPLLVAAIIGLCGLWLVYKGGHTVEANPPGANGRIALMMAFTVGYAFLFQWLGFIIATSLMTVFVGRLFGGGWVKCAIGGIVMSVVFFLLFDKVLDVVLPGGLLETLL